Within Lentimicrobiaceae bacterium, the genomic segment CCATCAGTCCAAAATTTCGATGTCAAAATACAAATTAAAATAAGCCCCTATCTGATCAGCGAGCGAATAATTAACGTGGTTGAATACCACGTCACAAGCATTATTAATCACCAAACCATTATAATTATATTCGCCCGGAAAAGTAATAGGTACACCAACCCCTGTTACTATGTTAACCCCAGCAGGCGCGACAATATTCTGCGCTGGCAAACAAGGGTGTTGAGCCATACCAATTAATACTTGGAATTGTTGAGTATTATTATCATAAGGATTAATGACAGTGCCGAGGGTTATGTTCCGAAAAAATATATCAAATATAATACGTCTCACAGCAAAAGTGCGAGTGCTAACAATTATCTGTGACGTAGTCAGCGCAGTTGCCCCAGCATTCACAACCGATGTTCCACCGATCGAATAAGCAGTATTTTTCCTTGGTTTATCCATAATATACACTATACCAATGTTTAACCCCACGCAAATAATTATCATAACTATCCTCAAAATATCCTTTCGCCTTCAATGTATCAACATATTGTTCCACTTGCAGGGGAGCATTATAATATTCAGGATACCCGAGGTTTGTGTAATACAAGCGGAAATCCTTAACCCCAGCCTCCAGATCATCATATTTTGCGTGTCCATACAGCACCCCGGTTGCAGTAGTCAACCTCTTAACAGGCAGCTTCATCCCGGAAGGATTGTAACCCTCAACAAAAGACTTCGACCTGAAATTATTTGTTTCGTGTGCAAATTGAGAGACTATAATAGGGATCATTTCATCCGTAAAGCCATTAGCTCTGAGATACTCAGTAATTAATTTTCTTATAGTATCATTTTTTTGCATTAGAAGGGATTGGATTATTGCGAAAATAAGAAACAACAGCATCAACCAAACCAGCCAACCATTTGAGCCAGCGCGCGACAAACTGTATTTTTCCGATGAGTTCATTCATCGGGGCTATTATTTAGGTCAGCTGCCAGAGTTTCTTCCAGAGTTTCTTCCGGGGTTTCTTCCGGGGTTTCTTCCGGGGTTTCTTCCGGGGTTTCTTCCTGTATATCATCCTCAAAAGATAATGATTGTTTCCGCATCCAAAAAAACGCAACCACAACCAGTATCAAACCAAAAAGTAACAGATTGCGAGGGTTAATGTATTTTTTCATACTATATATATATATATAAGATCAACTATTTACGGCGCATCCGCCTTAATTGAGCCATACGCCGACGAGCAGCCAAAGACCCTTTAACCTGCCAAGCTTTTTTTGCCCCCGGTTTTGATCTGGTCACTGTTTTGCGCTT encodes:
- a CDS encoding glucosaminidase domain-containing protein; translation: MQKNDTIRKLITEYLRANGFTDEMIPIIVSQFAHETNNFRSKSFVEGYNPSGMKLPVKRLTTATGVLYGHAKYDDLEAGVKDFRLYYTNLGYPEYYNAPLQVEQYVDTLKAKGYFEDSYDNYLRGVKHWYSVYYG